From Draconibacterium halophilum, one genomic window encodes:
- a CDS encoding (2Fe-2S)-binding protein — translation MKAKIEFTLNGKDVSVELEESKKLLWVLRTHFNLTGTKYGCGEGYCGACTVLINNSATRSCATTIGEVAGKDVVTIEGLARGEKLHPVQQAFADHDALQCGYCTPGMIMNAVGLLNDQPTPSREDIILGMEDNLCRCGAHNRILDAIEAAANEMQNGK, via the coding sequence ATGAAAGCGAAAATCGAATTTACTTTAAACGGAAAGGATGTTTCGGTAGAACTTGAAGAATCGAAAAAACTTCTTTGGGTTTTGCGAACACATTTTAACCTGACCGGCACCAAATATGGTTGCGGCGAGGGATATTGCGGTGCCTGCACCGTACTCATCAACAACTCGGCAACCCGGTCATGCGCGACTACCATAGGTGAAGTCGCCGGTAAAGACGTCGTTACTATCGAGGGACTGGCAAGGGGAGAAAAATTGCACCCTGTGCAGCAGGCATTTGCCGACCACGATGCGCTTCAATGCGGCTACTGCACGCCGGGCATGATTATGAATGCCGTTGGACTACTAAACGACCAGCCAACTCCGAGCCGGGAAGATATTATTTTGGGCATGGAAGACAACCTGTGCCGCTGTGGAGCACACAACCGTATTCTTGACGCGATTGAAGCCGCAGCAAACGAAATGCAAAACGGCAAGTGA